A region of Streptomyces paludis DNA encodes the following proteins:
- a CDS encoding TauD/TfdA dioxygenase family protein — protein sequence MRPYRVPADGLYEGPRELRRLPEGWRERPYDLFEVVPLARTIGAEIRGPALSAPPSPALREEINRALLEWKVLFFRGQHLTSGAQRAFARAWGELETNPLLAAGDSPEVVRFDRDAVPTFENVWHTDVTFRERPALGAVLQLREVPPSGGDTLWADMAAAYDNLPQDVKDRIDGARAVHDFLPGFARFYPADRLAAFQDRFPPVEHPVVRRHPETGRRMLFVNTSFTTHLVGFGREESDRLLRLLFQQAHVPEFQVRFRWQAGDIAFWDNRATQHYAVNDYRPHRRVAERVAIVGDRPF from the coding sequence CTGCGCCCGTACCGCGTCCCCGCCGACGGCCTGTACGAGGGCCCCCGCGAGCTGCGCCGGCTGCCCGAGGGGTGGCGGGAGCGCCCGTACGACCTCTTCGAGGTGGTCCCGCTGGCGCGCACCATCGGCGCCGAGATCCGCGGACCGGCTCTCTCCGCGCCGCCGTCGCCCGCCCTCCGGGAGGAGATCAACCGGGCGCTGCTGGAGTGGAAGGTGCTCTTCTTCCGCGGCCAGCACCTGACCTCCGGGGCCCAGCGCGCCTTCGCCCGTGCCTGGGGCGAGCTGGAGACCAATCCGCTGCTCGCCGCCGGGGACTCCCCGGAGGTGGTGCGCTTCGACCGGGACGCCGTCCCCACCTTCGAGAACGTGTGGCACACCGATGTCACCTTCCGCGAGCGGCCCGCGCTCGGCGCGGTCCTCCAGCTGCGCGAGGTGCCGCCGTCCGGCGGCGACACCCTCTGGGCCGACATGGCGGCGGCGTACGACAATCTGCCCCAGGACGTGAAGGACCGTATCGACGGCGCCCGTGCCGTCCACGACTTCCTGCCGGGCTTCGCCCGCTTCTACCCGGCCGACCGGCTGGCCGCGTTCCAGGACCGGTTCCCGCCGGTCGAGCACCCGGTGGTACGGCGCCACCCGGAGACCGGCCGGCGCATGCTCTTCGTCAACACGTCCTTCACCACCCACCTCGTGGGGTTCGGCCGGGAGGAGAGCGACCGGCTGCTGCGGCTGCTCTTCCAGCAGGCCCATGTGCCCGAGTTCCAGGTGCGGTTCCGCTGGCAGGCGGGCGACATCGCCTTCTGGGACAACCGTGCCACCCAGCACTACGCGGTCAACGACTACCGCCCGCACCGACGGGTCGCCGAGCGCGTCGCCATCGTCGGTGACCGGCCCTTCTGA
- a CDS encoding peptide deformylase, whose translation MQALTRAQLTELVDALLEAPGPLTIVQAGDPVLRRPALPYDGQLGDDRLARLVGAMRATMYDAPGVGLAAPQVGVPLRLAVLEDPAEVTEAVRDARDRVPQPFRVLVNPAYEPVGDGRAAFYEGCLSVPGWQAVVSRPTRVRVRALDERGRETDEEFAGWPARIVQHETDHLLGTLYLDRAELRSLSAAHHMAERWPQPTPEAAARELGFDLPE comes from the coding sequence ATGCAGGCCCTGACGCGCGCTCAGCTCACCGAACTCGTCGACGCCCTCCTTGAGGCCCCCGGACCGCTCACCATCGTCCAGGCCGGCGATCCGGTCCTGCGCCGGCCCGCCCTCCCGTACGACGGGCAGCTGGGCGACGACCGGCTGGCGCGGCTGGTCGGCGCGATGCGCGCCACCATGTACGACGCGCCCGGTGTCGGCCTCGCGGCGCCCCAGGTGGGCGTTCCGCTGCGGCTCGCGGTCCTGGAGGATCCCGCCGAGGTCACCGAGGCGGTGCGGGACGCCCGGGACCGGGTTCCGCAGCCCTTCCGGGTGCTGGTCAACCCGGCGTACGAGCCGGTGGGCGACGGGCGCGCCGCGTTCTACGAGGGCTGTCTGAGCGTCCCCGGCTGGCAGGCGGTGGTGTCCCGGCCGACCCGGGTACGGGTGCGCGCGCTGGACGAGCGGGGCCGGGAGACCGACGAGGAGTTCGCCGGCTGGCCGGCCAGGATCGTCCAGCACGAGACGGACCATCTGCTGGGGACCCTCTACCTGGACCGCGCCGAACTCCGCTCGCTCTCCGCCGCGCACCACATGGCCGAGCGCTGGCCGCAGCCCACCCCCGAGGCCGCCGCCCGTGAGCTGGGCTTCGACCTCCCGGAGTGA
- a CDS encoding SPW repeat protein, which produces MADVSHRRETTRGDLSSHPDVPEMRERYARMLGGGRDMAMLAGPVFLVGLFCALSPWIIHFAGAQRALATHNLIIGVALAVLALGLTFAPGRMSGLSTAMCAIGVWMIVAPWIVGSHPDKGIIWANVVIGALTFLLGLACAGAAMRSSRRGVTREVSGV; this is translated from the coding sequence ATGGCCGACGTCTCACACAGGAGAGAGACGACCAGGGGGGACCTCTCCAGTCACCCCGACGTACCCGAGATGCGCGAGCGGTACGCACGCATGCTCGGCGGGGGGCGCGACATGGCGATGCTGGCGGGACCGGTGTTCCTCGTCGGTCTCTTCTGCGCGCTGTCACCGTGGATCATTCACTTCGCCGGTGCCCAGCGGGCCCTCGCGACACACAACCTGATCATCGGTGTCGCGCTCGCCGTGCTGGCGCTCGGACTCACCTTCGCCCCGGGACGGATGTCCGGTCTGAGCACGGCGATGTGCGCGATCGGTGTCTGGATGATCGTGGCGCCATGGATCGTCGGCAGCCACCCCGACAAGGGCATCATCTGGGCCAACGTCGTCATCGGCGCGCTCACCTTCCTGCTGGGCCTGGCATGCGCGGGCGCGGCGATGAGAAGCAGCCGCAGAGGCGTGACCCGAGAAGTCTCCGGAGTGTGA
- a CDS encoding GntR family transcriptional regulator, which translates to MPVPTTPLAARVLLRDHAFTALRDAIVDGTLRPGEQLREGELREWIGVSRTPIREALMRLERCGLVVTRPGHSTTVSALDATAVRDAQPVVAAMHALAVRLAVPVLDADRVAAMRTHNEAFAAALERGDTDAALAADDALHEVCVTAAGNTVVGEVLEQYSPLLRRVERTRFSSAAGLESVALHRRMIDACAAGDPATAADLAHTTWMTLADAPSAQPAAAVSGGHGLVRAP; encoded by the coding sequence ATGCCAGTTCCCACCACTCCGCTCGCCGCCCGGGTGCTGCTGCGCGACCACGCCTTCACCGCGCTCCGGGACGCCATCGTCGACGGGACGCTCCGCCCCGGGGAGCAGTTGCGCGAGGGCGAGTTGCGGGAGTGGATCGGGGTGAGCCGGACCCCGATCCGGGAGGCGCTGATGCGGCTGGAGCGGTGCGGACTGGTGGTCACCCGGCCCGGCCACTCCACCACCGTGAGCGCGCTGGACGCCACGGCGGTCCGCGACGCCCAGCCGGTGGTGGCCGCCATGCACGCGCTCGCCGTCCGGCTGGCCGTTCCGGTGCTGGACGCGGACCGGGTGGCGGCGATGCGTACGCACAACGAGGCGTTCGCCGCGGCGCTGGAGCGCGGTGACACCGACGCGGCGCTGGCGGCGGACGACGCGCTGCACGAGGTGTGTGTGACGGCCGCCGGGAACACCGTGGTCGGCGAGGTGCTGGAGCAGTACTCCCCGCTGCTGCGCCGTGTCGAGCGGACGCGGTTCTCCTCCGCCGCCGGGCTGGAGTCGGTCGCCCTGCACCGCCGGATGATCGACGCCTGCGCGGCCGGTGACCCGGCCACCGCGGCGGACCTCGCGCACACGACCTGGATGACCCTCGCCGACGCGCCGTCGGCACAGCCCGCGGCGGCCGTCTCGGGCGGCCACGGTCTGGTCCGCGCCCCCTGA
- a CDS encoding 1-aminocyclopropane-1-carboxylate deaminase, translating into MAIEDFDRYPLLFGPSPVHPLKRLTEHLGGARIWAKREDCNSGLAYGGNKTRKLEYIVPDVLAQGADTLVSIGGHQSNHTRQVAAVAAHLGLKARLVQENWVDWPDPLSDKVGNILLSRIMGADVRLDSAGFGIGIKDSWQRAMDEVRAEGGTPYPIPAGASEHPLGGLGFANWAYEVERQEAELGVFFDTVVVCSVTGSTHAGMIAGFAGQDRPRRVIGIDASARIDETRDQVARIARHTAELIGLGRELRDDEITVLEGWAGELYGVPVASTLDAIRLTGELEGVIIDPVYEGKSMAGLIDLVRTGEIGADSTVLYAHLGGQPALNAYSGAFG; encoded by the coding sequence GTGGCCATAGAGGACTTCGACCGCTATCCGCTGCTCTTCGGCCCCAGCCCGGTGCATCCGCTGAAGCGCCTCACGGAGCATCTCGGCGGCGCCCGGATCTGGGCCAAGCGCGAGGACTGCAACTCCGGCCTCGCGTACGGCGGCAACAAGACGCGCAAGCTGGAGTACATCGTCCCCGACGTCCTCGCGCAGGGCGCCGACACCCTGGTGTCGATCGGCGGCCACCAGTCGAACCACACCCGGCAGGTCGCCGCCGTCGCCGCCCATCTCGGGCTCAAGGCCCGGCTCGTACAGGAGAACTGGGTGGACTGGCCCGATCCGCTGAGCGACAAGGTGGGCAACATCCTGCTCTCCCGCATCATGGGCGCCGATGTACGGCTGGACAGCGCGGGGTTCGGCATCGGCATCAAGGACTCCTGGCAGCGGGCGATGGACGAGGTGCGGGCCGAGGGCGGCACGCCGTACCCCATCCCGGCCGGCGCGTCCGAACACCCGCTCGGCGGGCTGGGGTTCGCCAACTGGGCGTACGAGGTGGAGCGCCAGGAGGCCGAACTCGGCGTCTTCTTCGACACGGTCGTGGTGTGCAGTGTCACCGGCTCCACCCACGCCGGGATGATCGCCGGGTTCGCCGGGCAGGACCGGCCCCGCCGGGTGATCGGTATCGACGCCTCGGCCCGGATCGACGAGACCCGCGACCAGGTGGCGCGGATCGCCCGGCACACCGCCGAACTGATCGGACTCGGACGGGAGTTGCGCGACGACGAGATCACGGTGCTCGAAGGATGGGCGGGCGAGCTGTACGGCGTGCCCGTGGCCTCGACACTCGACGCGATCCGGCTGACCGGCGAGCTGGAAGGGGTGATCATCGACCCGGTGTACGAGGGCAAGTCCATGGCCGGGCTGATCGATCTGGTCCGTACGGGCGAGATCGGCGCCGACTCCACCGTGCTCTACGCGCACCTGGGCGGTCAGCCCGCGCTCAACGCGTACAGCGGCGCCTTCGGCTGA
- a CDS encoding PASTA domain-containing protein, protein MRTRTDRTRPPRTALAASAALAAAALLTLTACEGTGTPGPTGSTQADSRPSPTDSSPTGATTAVLPNLIGQRLDSARKAAREAGFPQVGSDDALGRGRGQILERNWRVCFQTPVPGTLPRGTKVGVSTVKTGEKCPAKDPREPNPDGKMPDFTGKSVRFARTVVDQSAEVTARDVSGKDRTILVESHWKVCGQEPAPGVRLGNEPVRLDTVKFDEKCP, encoded by the coding sequence ATGCGTACCCGCACCGACCGCACCCGCCCACCCCGCACCGCCCTCGCCGCTTCCGCCGCGCTCGCCGCCGCCGCGCTCCTCACCCTCACCGCCTGCGAGGGCACCGGCACACCCGGCCCCACCGGCAGCACACAGGCCGACAGCCGTCCCAGCCCCACCGACTCAAGCCCCACCGGCGCCACGACGGCCGTCCTGCCCAATCTCATCGGCCAGAGGCTCGACTCCGCGCGAAAGGCCGCGCGGGAGGCGGGCTTCCCCCAGGTCGGCTCGGACGACGCGCTCGGCCGGGGCCGGGGACAGATCCTCGAACGCAACTGGAGGGTCTGCTTCCAGACGCCCGTGCCCGGCACCCTGCCCAGAGGCACGAAGGTCGGTGTCAGTACGGTGAAGACCGGGGAGAAGTGCCCGGCGAAGGACCCGCGCGAGCCCAACCCCGACGGCAAGATGCCCGACTTCACCGGTAAGTCGGTACGCTTCGCCCGCACGGTCGTGGACCAGTCGGCCGAAGTCACCGCCCGGGACGTGTCGGGCAAGGACCGGACGATCCTGGTGGAGTCCCACTGGAAGGTGTGCGGGCAGGAGCCGGCGCCGGGCGTACGGCTGGGCAACGAGCCCGTACGGCTGGACACGGTGAAGTTCGACGAGAAGTGCCCCTGA